One window of the Desulforhopalus sp. genome contains the following:
- a CDS encoding dioxygenase, producing MAQPSLFISHGAPDIAVKTDHPSYRFLCEASGMFPRPDAIVILSAHWTTDHVMVSSTASYKTIYDFGGFDPRLYAMQYSPKGNPDLSRIVLQLVRGTDGKAELVEHASLDHGAWIPLLLMYPEAYIPVVQVSIQPNLSPAYHYALGEALQELRQQNVLIIGSGAMTHNLSEMMFSGDGLSSPQWVADFADWMRDRIEAGDREALLSYREQAPHARRNHPTEEHILPLFLAMGAGGGIPGKQIHTATSYGTVRMDAYAFGM from the coding sequence ATGGCTCAACCCAGCCTTTTCATATCCCACGGAGCACCCGACATAGCGGTCAAGACGGATCATCCCAGTTACCGTTTCCTGTGTGAGGCGTCCGGCATGTTTCCCCGGCCCGATGCCATCGTCATTCTGTCGGCGCACTGGACCACCGATCACGTCATGGTTTCAAGCACTGCATCGTACAAAACCATTTACGATTTCGGTGGCTTCGACCCCCGCCTGTATGCCATGCAGTATTCACCCAAGGGCAATCCAGACCTTTCCCGCATCGTGCTGCAGCTGGTCAGAGGGACCGACGGCAAGGCGGAACTGGTCGAGCACGCATCTCTCGACCACGGGGCGTGGATTCCGCTCCTCCTCATGTACCCTGAGGCGTATATTCCCGTCGTGCAGGTTTCCATCCAGCCAAACCTTTCACCGGCATACCATTACGCCCTGGGTGAGGCGCTGCAGGAGCTTCGTCAGCAGAATGTCCTGATCATCGGCTCGGGGGCAATGACCCATAATCTCAGTGAAATGATGTTTTCAGGCGATGGCCTTTCGTCGCCGCAATGGGTTGCCGATTTCGCCGACTGGATGCGGGACCGTATTGAGGCTGGCGATCGCGAGGCCCTGCTCAGTTACCGGGAGCAGGCTCCGCACGCCCGGAGAAATCATCCAACAGAAGAACACATTCTCCCACTGTTTCTGGCTATGGGTGCTGGCGGCGGAATTCCCGGAAAACAGATCCACACCGCGACAAGCTATGGCACAGTCAGGATGGATGCCTATGCTTTCGGAATGTAA